Proteins found in one Cheilinus undulatus linkage group 9, ASM1832078v1, whole genome shotgun sequence genomic segment:
- the c9h11orf58 gene encoding small acidic protein: protein MSYSEDRHGTKRPASPSEDGSTQWASADLGSDERKQKFLRLMGAGKKEHTGRLIIGDHKSTAHHRSGQEDKKISEQLEQQYQQGMDGKLSGRNRRHCGLGFSEPEPEPASFPSPPVDSQTKATEKEESSAKKEQADSQDKDPKEPKERTSDQGKPSSDSRNEERKHAFKMTFVKST, encoded by the exons GATGGGTCCACACAGTGGGCATCAGCAGATCTGGGCAGTGATGAAAGGAAGCAGAAGTTTTTACGACTGATGGGGGCTGGCAAG AAAGAACACACCGGACGCCTCATCATTGGAGATCATAAATCCACAGCCCATCACCGTAGTG GGCAGGAAGATAAGAAGATCAGCGAACAGCTCGAGCAGCAGTACCAGCAGGGCATGGATGGGAAGCTGTCGGGCCGGAACCGGAGGCACTGTGGTCTGGGTTTCAGTGAG CCTGAGCCCGAGCCAGCTTCATTTCCATCTCCACCTGTGGACAGTCAGACAAAAGCAACTGAAAAGGAGGAGTCCTCTGCTAAAAAAGAACAAGCAGACTCCCAGGACAAAGATCCAAAGGAGCCCAAAGAACGGACCTCAGACCAGGGGAAGCCCAGTTCAGACAGCAGGAATGAAGAGCGGAAGCATGCTTTCAAAATGACCTTTGTGAAGTCTACGTAG
- the LOC121514891 gene encoding NLR family CARD domain-containing protein 3-like gives MNPAEEIETSLIRPELPASSCLSMRSDASKNIIIEFSRDAAKSPVKCDKSDLPASSCMSLKSDAYMNIIHTCNKNAINSSITNEKTNSPASACLSMKSNASINIFHDFTKEATASPVTFEKSDSCLSLKSDASINILYDFSKDVANRGHPSCLESKSMDGATIFQLVEEHAKNILLHELKRFKRMLFPNLPPSSESDKKNHDSLSTEDTGEDTNASEGALKITLHVLKKLGKKQLANTLEKNIYGELDVCQRKLRRKLKKFEYIYEGMAQHGNQTLLNKVYTELYITEGVCGGVNNEHEVRQVEAAMRRRATEDKPIKLKDIFEPLPEQDMIIRTVLTKGIAGIGKTISVQKFNLEWAEGRVNQDIQLLLNLPFRELNLMTEKRYTLTQLLYHFLAEEKESGISNFGKYKLALIFDGLDECRLPLDFDHNEPCYSVSEPTSVDVLLTNLIKGNLLPSAHIWITSRPAAANRIPADLVNRVTEIRGFNNPQKEEYFRKKISDQDMARKVISHVKSIRSLHIMCHIPVFSWISATVLQNILEETESPKVENGSRGEMPETLTQMYAHFLVYNSMLRLRKYSTGKEASEIESQNKTDEEMILKLGKLAFEHLMKGNMIFYENELHEYNISVKDAAIFSGVFTQVSKDDFGLHPERVYCFVHLSIQEFFAAMYAFHRFVCFNQNLLDPQEPTTVQESPSEVTSLLQSAVDKALQSNNGHLDLFLRFLLGLSQTTNQALLKKVLTKMKTSSPGNDAIIEYIKAKIHQTPSPERCINLFHCLSELNDQSLLEEIQHYLNSGSLSETTLSPSQWSALVFMLLTSKEELDEFDLREYSRSEEGLLRLLPVIKESRVALLKECNLTDNCCKALGELLSESCLKELDLSDNDLQDSGLELLSAGMASPTCQLEKLRMRFCGITETGCDFLSGALRSNPNHLKELDLSFNHPGQRGTELLSSVQEDIKHLDVSLTNNGECYLKSSLRKYACHLTMDVNTAHVHLSFSEGQQKMAHVVTAQSYPDSPERFTGWGQVLCKEGLSSRCYWEVEWTGEHTGIGVAYKQISRTGKGNESVLGYNTESWNLRYCKGKYTAWHNRDNATTSVPYFNSKRVGVFLDWSAGTLSFYAVSSNTMTHLHTFHVKFSEPLYPGFRLGEPDTSLNLCQL, from the exons ATGAATCCTGCCGAGGAGATTGAAACGTCTCTCATTAGGCCGGAGTTGCCAGCTTCATCCTGCCTGTCCATGAGAAGTGATGCGTCCAAAAATATCATTATTGAATTCAGCAGAGACGCAGCAAAGAG TCCAGTCAAATGTGACAAATCCGACTTGCCTGCTTCGTCCTGCATGTCTCTAAAAAGTGATGCCTACATGAACATCATTCATACGTGTAACAAGAATGCCATTAACAG TTCAATCACTAATGAGAAAACAAACTCTCCTGCCTCAGCCTGCCTGTCCATGAAAAGTAATGCCTccataaatatttttcatgacttcACCAAAGAAGCAACTGCAAG TCCAGTCACATTTGAAAAATCAGACTCCTGCTTGTCCCTGAAAAGCGACGCCTCCATAAATATTCTTTATGACTTCAGCAAAGATGTAGCTAACAG ggGCCACCCTAGCTGTCTAGAGTCTAAGAGCATGGATGGAGCCACCATATTTCAG TTGGTGGAAGAACATGCCAAGAACATTTTGCTTCATGAGCTGAAACGGTTTAAAAGGATGCTCTTTCCAAACCTTCCACCGTCTTCTGAAAGTGACAAGAAGAATCATGACAGTCTGAGCACTGAAGATACAGGGGAGGACACCAATGCCAGTGAAGGGGCTCTGAAGATAACACTACACGTCTTGAAGAAACTTGGCAAAAAACAGCTAGCAAACACACTTGAGAAAA ACATCTACGGCGAGCTTGATGTATGTCAGCGCAAACTCAGACGCAAACTGAAAAAGTTTGAATATATTTATGAGGGAATGGCACAACATGGAAACCAGACACTTCTGAACAAGGTGTACACTGAGCTCTACATAACAGAGGGAGTCTGTGGAGGTGTTAACAATGAACATGAGGTCAGACAGGTTGAGGCTGCAATGAGGAGACGGGCAACAGAAGATAAGCCAATCAAACTTAAAGACATCTTTGAGCCCCTGCCAGAACAAGACATGATCATCCGAACTGTGCTGACTAAAGGTATTGCTGGTATTGGAAAAACCATATCTGTGCAGAAGTTCAACCTTGAGTGGGCTGAGGGAAGAGTCAACCAGGATATCCAGCTTCTGTTGAATCTTCCATTCCGAGAGCTCAATCTGATGACGGAGAAACGCTACACACTGACACAGCTTCTATATCATTTCCTTGCGGAGGAAAAGGAATcaggaatttcaaattttggaAAGTACAAACTTGCTCTGATTTTTGATGGGTTGGATGAGTGTCGGCTCCCCTTGGACTTTGACCACAATGAGCCCTGCTACAGCGTCTCAGAGCCGACTTCGGTAGATGTTCTGCTAACAAACCTCATCAAGGGGAACCTGCTGCCTTCTGCACACATCTGGATCACCTCCAGGCCTGCTGCTGCAAATCGCATCCCAGCTGATCTGGTGAACCGTGTGACGGAGATACGAGGGTTCAACAACCCCCAAAAGGAAGAGTACTTCAGGAAGAAAATCTCTGATCAAGACATGGCCAGGAAGGTCATCTCACACGTGAAGTCCATCAGGAGCCTCCATATCATGTGTCACATACCAGTCTTTAGCTGGATTTCTGCCACTGTTCTGCAGAATATTTTAGAGGAAACAGAAAGCCCCAAAGTGGAGAATGGAAGCAGAGGAGAAATGCCTGAGACTCTAACTCAAATGTACGCACATTTCCTGGTGTACAACTCAATGCTCCGGTTGAGGAAGTACTCAACAGGAAAGGAGGCATCTGAGATAGAGTCCCAGAACAAAACGGACGAAGAGATGATCTTGAAGCTTGGGAAACTTGCCTTTGAGCACCTGATGAAAGGCAACATGATCTTCTATGAGAATGAACTGCATGAGTACAACATCAGCGTCAAAGACGCTGCAATATTTTCAGGAGTGTTCACACAGGTCTCAAAGGATGACTTTGGACTACATCCAGAGAGAGTGTATTGCTTTGTCCATCTCAGCATACAGGAGTTCTTTGCGGCGATGTATGCTTTCCACAGATTCGTCTGCTTCAACCAGAACCTGCTGGATCCCCAAGAACCAACCACAGTCCAGGAGTCTCCCAGTGAAGTGACCAGCCTTCTCCAGAGCGCAGTGGATAAAGCCTTGCAGAGCAACAACGGACACCTGGATCTGTTTCTCCGCTTCCTTCTAGGCCTCTCACAGACGACCAATCAGGCTTTGTTAAAGAAAGTcctgaccaaaatgaaaaccaGCTCACCAGGTAATGATGCAATCATTGAGTACATCAAGGCAAAGATTCATCAAACTCCCTCGCCAGAAAGATGCATCAATCTCTTCCACTGCCTCAGTGAGCTGAACGATCAGTCTCTGTTGGAGGAGATCCAGCACTACCTGAACTCTGGTAGTCTGTCAGAGACCACCCTGTCACCTTCACAGTGGTCTGCTCTGGTCTTCATGTTGCTGACCTCCAAGGAAGAGTTGGATGAGTTTGACCTGAGGGAATACTCACGATCAGAGGAGGGTCTTCTGAGGCTGTTACCAGTGATCAAAGAATCCAGAGTCGCATT gCTCAAAGAATGCAACCTCACAGACAACTGCTGCAAAGCCCTCGGAGAACTTCTAAGTGAATCCTGTCTGAAAGAGCTTGACCTGAGTGACAACGATCTTCAGGACTCAGGATTAGAACTGTTGTCAGCTGGGATGGCAAGTCCAACATGTCAGCTGGAAAAACTGAG GATGCGCTTTTGTGGAATAACAGAAACTGGTTGTGACTTTTTGTCCGGAGCTCTGAGGTCCAATCCAAACCATCTGAAGGAACTGGATTTGAGTTTCAACCACCCAGGGCAACGAGGGACGGAGCTCTTGTCTTCTGTGCAGGAGGACATAAAGCACCTCGACGTCAG CTTGACCAACAATGGAGAGTGCTACTTAAAATCATCTCTGAGGAAAT ATGCCTGCCACCTTACAATGGATGTGAACACCGCCCATGTGCACCTGTCTTTTTCTGAAGGTCAGCAAAAAATGGCTCACGTGGTGACAGCACAGTCGTATCCTGACAGTCCAGAGCGGTTTACAGGCTGGGGACAGGTTCTCTGTAAAGAGGGTCTGTCTAGTCGTTGCTACTGGGAGGTGGAGTGGACGGGGGAACACACAGGTATCGGGGTGGCTTATAAACAAATCAGCAGGACAGGAAAAGGTAACGAGTCAGTCCTTGGCTACAACACTGAGTCCTGGAATCTGCGCTACTGCAAAGGCAAATACACCGCCTGGCACAACAGGGATAATGCAACCACATCAGTCCCCTACTTTAACTCCAAAAGGGTTGGAGTGTTTCTGGACTGGTCAGCTGGGACTCTGTCTTTCTACGCTGTATCATCAAACACCATGACTCACCTTCATACTTTCCATGTTAAATTTTCAGAGCCATTGTATCCAGGCTTCAGGCTAGGAGAGCCAGATACTTCACTGAATCTGTGCCAGCTATAA